The uncultured Fibrobacter sp. region AAGCCATCGGCAGCAGCAGCCCAGGCAATCTTCACAGCCTGAGTTTGGCACTTCGTGCCCAACCTCTTCGGCTCGGCAATGTCCACGCAAGCGTGGCCGCTGCTCTCGCCTTGCGAGGTTGTCACCTGCGATGTACTTATCTCACAGCTTCAACGAAGACCTTTTCGCCATCTGCATCAGATTCCTGCAAACCAGCAGTAGAATCCTTCCACACGATAGCGTCAGCCTGAGTCTCGCCCTTGATGTAAGATTCGTTTTCCTTCACAGCCTGCTTCAGCACTTCGCTTTCAGAATAAAGTTCAATGCTGATACGGTCAGAGATTGCAAAGTTCTGGTCCTTACGGCGGTTCTGGATGCGGTTCACGAGTTCGCGGGCCACGCAGGCACGGCGGAGTTCGTCCGTGATCTTCAGGTCCAGAGCCACGGTGAAGTGCTGGTTGGCTTCCACGGCCATGCCGTCGGCCACGATGCGGTTGAGCATCAGGCAGTCGGCACCGACTTCACCGAAGTCGAACTTGATGGCTTCACCACCCTGCAGGGCCTTGATTTCGTCAACCGTAAGGCTATTGAGCTTGGCGGAAATCACCTTCATGTTCTTCGCATAGTCCGGGCCCTTCGCCTTGATGGCGAGGAAATTCGGCTTGGCGGAGAGCTTCACGAGCTTGGTTTCGTCTTCGAGGAACTGCATTTCGCGAACGTTCAATTCTTCGAGGATCAAGTCCTTCATCGTTTCAGCAACGTTCTTTTCTTCGTTACCGTGAGCAACCACCGTCATGCTCGCAATCGGCATACGGTTCTTTACGTTGTTCGTAGCGCGAATCACGCGGCCCATTTCGACCATGCCACGCACCATGGCGATGCGTTCCACGAGCTTTTCGTCCATAAGGGACTTGTCGGCGCTCGGGAATTCGCAGAGGTGCACGCTCACCGGAGCGTTGGCATCGACTTCGCGAACGAGAATCTGGTAGATTTCTTCGGCGAGGAGCGGGAGGAACGGGGCGAGAATCTTGGAGAAGTCCACCAGCACCTTGTACATGGTAGCGTAGGCGGCGTTCTTGTCGCCATCGTTTTCGGACTTCCA contains the following coding sequences:
- a CDS encoding class I tRNA ligase family protein, which encodes MVENNQTVNWVPDHIKNGRFGKWLEGARDWNLSRNRFWGTPIPVWLSDDGDMIAVGSIEELQQLTGVKLDDLHKHFVDKLTIEKNGKVYRRTPEVFDCWFESGSMPYASRHYPFENKELVERSFPADFIAEGLDQTRGWFYTLTVLSNALFQKPAFKNVIVNGIILAEDGSKMSKSKRNYPDPNDLIERTGADAIRLFMINSAALKAEDLRFSEEGVKGIVKQVMLPLWNAVAFFVSNHNADAAKGQLNWKPGQEVKSENELDRWMLATLQDLAAKVEVEMKAYRLYNVVPAVIAAVDDLTNWYVRRSRRRFWKSENDGDKNAAYATMYKVLVDFSKILAPFLPLLAEEIYQILVREVDANAPVSVHLCEFPSADKSLMDEKLVERIAMVRGMVEMGRVIRATNNVKNRMPIASMTVVAHGNEEKNVAETMKDLILEELNVREMQFLEDETKLVKLSAKPNFLAIKAKGPDYAKNMKVISAKLNSLTVDEIKALQGGEAIKFDFGEVGADCLMLNRIVADGMAVEANQHFTVALDLKITDELRRACVARELVNRIQNRRKDQNFAISDRISIELYSESEVLKQAVKENESYIKGETQADAIVWKDSTAGLQESDADGEKVFVEAVR